A genomic region of Serratia fonticola contains the following coding sequences:
- a CDS encoding TIM barrel protein, with the protein MAGYQLSVCAEMVFLDLPFIERVARIHALGFGVEIWSWTNKNIDALIATGARFTSMTGYLSGNLTDEHEIAQLLQSAESSLAIAARLNCPSLNLHGTGLGPQGLPIKPVEVVTGDMWLKAVDTLRRVAQLGEQAGHVFTLENLNLVVDHPGTPFARAADTLTLVEAVSSPALKMNLDLYHAQIGEGNLIELIRRCGAEIGEIQVADVPGRMQPGTGEINYYAIARTLEEMGYQGVVAFEGWASGDSNEALAQFRKHFTR; encoded by the coding sequence ATGGCCGGATATCAGCTATCAGTTTGTGCCGAAATGGTGTTTCTGGATTTACCGTTTATCGAGCGTGTAGCACGTATTCATGCACTGGGCTTTGGTGTCGAGATCTGGAGCTGGACCAACAAGAATATTGATGCGCTGATCGCAACAGGGGCACGTTTTACCTCTATGACGGGTTATCTCAGCGGTAACTTAACGGATGAACACGAAATCGCGCAGCTGTTGCAGAGTGCAGAATCTTCGCTGGCAATAGCCGCACGGCTGAACTGCCCCAGCCTGAATCTGCACGGGACGGGTCTGGGCCCGCAAGGTTTACCGATAAAACCCGTCGAGGTGGTGACGGGTGATATGTGGCTGAAAGCCGTGGATACCCTGCGCCGCGTAGCGCAACTCGGTGAGCAGGCCGGGCATGTGTTCACCCTGGAGAACCTCAACCTGGTGGTAGACCATCCCGGCACGCCATTTGCACGCGCGGCTGATACCCTGACGCTGGTAGAGGCGGTCAGCAGCCCTGCGCTTAAGATGAATCTAGACCTCTACCATGCCCAAATCGGTGAAGGCAACCTGATTGAACTGATCCGCCGCTGTGGTGCGGAAATTGGCGAGATTCAGGTCGCGGATGTGCCTGGCCGGATGCAGCCAGGTACCGGCGAAATCAACTATTACGCCATTGCCAGAACGCTGGAGGAGATGGGTTATCAAGGCGTGGTCGCATTCGAAGGTTGGGCCTCCGGGGATAGCAACGAAGCACTGGCGCAATTCCGCAAACACTTCACGCGCTGA
- a CDS encoding sugar dehydrogenase complex small subunit — protein MFSRRKFIISGTALAGFAVLNPALARLIMPNEGGGGALFLKLSVLLTDKKQLNPIIAQRALTGLLEEDASFLSKIQFLSDALKTANIFSADELNNHPIMSGPAGDTAKKIISAWYLGYTGTPVSLRALDNTRFVSYTDAFAYVPTRDATVIPAYSRGKTDYWMQPPSTVNSD, from the coding sequence ATGTTTTCGAGAAGAAAGTTTATTATATCAGGCACTGCCCTGGCGGGGTTTGCCGTACTAAATCCAGCACTGGCCCGGTTGATAATGCCGAATGAAGGCGGTGGGGGGGCGTTATTTCTTAAGCTTTCAGTGCTATTAACAGATAAAAAGCAACTTAACCCGATAATAGCACAACGAGCCTTGACAGGTCTTTTGGAAGAAGACGCTTCTTTTCTATCAAAAATACAGTTTCTTTCCGATGCGTTGAAAACGGCAAATATTTTCTCTGCCGACGAACTTAATAACCATCCGATCATGAGTGGGCCTGCCGGTGATACCGCAAAAAAAATTATTTCTGCCTGGTATCTCGGTTATACAGGAACCCCCGTATCGTTACGTGCATTGGATAATACCCGTTTTGTCAGTTACACCGATGCATTTGCCTATGTGCCAACGCGGGATGCTACGGTGATCCCAGCGTATTCCCGTGGCAAGACAGATTACTGGATGCAACCCCCTTCAACCGTAAACAGCGATTAA